A stretch of Streptomyces vietnamensis DNA encodes these proteins:
- a CDS encoding DNA alkylation repair protein translates to MTHTAPPASALADTVLERLTTVYPAAGNPFRAQEMVAYMKGAAPFLGIRTPERRALARTVLDGTPRPDETDCTAIALRCFALPEREYHYFAVDYLRRHVRRCSSGFLPVARRLVTTVSWWDTVDHLAAHVVGGLVAADPVLAGEMDTWIDDEDLWVVRTALLHQLRHKDATDADRLFAYCLRRSAHPDFFIRKAIGWSLREYGKTAPAEVRAFVAAHGSRLSPLSVREALKNL, encoded by the coding sequence ATGACCCACACCGCGCCGCCCGCGAGCGCCCTCGCCGACACCGTCCTGGAACGGCTCACCACGGTCTACCCCGCCGCGGGCAACCCCTTCCGGGCCCAGGAGATGGTCGCGTACATGAAGGGCGCGGCCCCCTTCCTCGGCATCCGCACGCCCGAGCGCCGCGCCCTGGCCCGCACCGTCCTCGACGGCACCCCGCGCCCCGACGAGACCGACTGCACCGCGATCGCCCTGCGCTGCTTCGCCCTCCCCGAGCGCGAGTACCACTACTTCGCCGTCGACTACCTGCGCCGGCACGTCAGGCGCTGCTCCTCCGGCTTCCTGCCGGTCGCCCGCCGGCTCGTCACCACCGTCTCCTGGTGGGACACCGTCGACCACCTCGCCGCCCACGTCGTCGGCGGCCTGGTGGCGGCCGACCCCGTCCTCGCCGGCGAGATGGACACATGGATCGACGACGAGGACCTGTGGGTCGTTCGCACCGCCCTCCTCCACCAGCTCCGCCACAAGGACGCGACCGACGCCGACCGGCTCTTCGCCTACTGCCTGCGCCGCTCGGCCCACCCCGACTTCTTCATCCGCAAGGCCATCGGCTGGAGCCTGCGCGAGTACGGCAAGACGGCCCCCGCCGAAGTCCGCGCCTTCGTCGCCGCCCACGGCTCCCGCCTCTCCCCGCTCTCCGTCCGCGAGGCCCTCAAGAACCTCTGA
- a CDS encoding TVP38/TMEM64 family protein, with amino-acid sequence MLAPVPRPPGSLAVRCSRALLSPRSRLSLLALLLLTAATLVVLYEPQRMFTSGWPPHTSGAGAVLLFGLAYGVCAAAFVPRPVLNLAAGALFGSAAGLTGALAGTVLGAGIAFTLGRFLGQDALRPFVRGRWLTAADGQLSRHGFRSMLAIRLFPGVPFAAANYCAAVSRMGYVPFLLATALGSLPNTAAYVVAGAQAGSPGSPAFLFSSGFIVLSGLGGAVVAWRKRHRLRAAVPAAGAEREPVLK; translated from the coding sequence ATGCTCGCTCCCGTGCCCCGGCCGCCGGGCTCCCTCGCCGTCCGCTGCTCCCGGGCCCTGCTCTCCCCCCGCTCGCGGCTCTCGCTGCTCGCCCTGCTGCTGCTCACGGCGGCCACCCTCGTGGTGCTGTACGAGCCGCAGCGGATGTTCACCTCGGGCTGGCCGCCGCACACGAGCGGCGCCGGGGCGGTGCTGCTCTTCGGTCTCGCGTACGGGGTGTGCGCGGCGGCGTTCGTCCCGCGTCCGGTGCTGAATCTGGCGGCGGGCGCGCTGTTCGGTTCCGCGGCCGGTCTGACGGGGGCGCTCGCGGGGACGGTCCTCGGGGCCGGGATCGCGTTCACCCTCGGCCGCTTCCTGGGGCAGGACGCCCTGCGGCCGTTCGTACGGGGCCGCTGGCTGACGGCGGCGGACGGACAGCTGAGCCGGCACGGGTTCCGTTCGATGCTGGCGATCCGGCTGTTTCCGGGGGTGCCGTTCGCGGCGGCCAACTACTGCGCGGCCGTCTCCCGGATGGGGTACGTGCCGTTCCTCCTGGCGACGGCGCTGGGTTCGCTGCCGAACACGGCGGCGTACGTGGTGGCGGGCGCCCAGGCCGGTTCGCCGGGCTCGCCGGCGTTCCTGTTCTCCTCCGGGTTCATCGTCCTGTCGGGCCTCGGCGGGGCGGTGGTGGCCTGGCGCAAGCGGCACCGTCTGCGGGCC
- a CDS encoding patatin-like phospholipase family protein — translation MTQTEKRTGKRTALVLGSGGLVGAGWEVGVLRGLLDAGIDPTGADLIVGSSAGAVVGAQLASGRGGLDALYEQQLDGEATEPAVRLGIPTILRYAVAVLRSRTPEEYGRRLGRIALAATTVTEGERRATVARRLGRAGDWPARPLLITAVDAATGELVAYGEDSGVPLTDAVTASCAIPGVWPPATIDGRRWIDGGIHSTANAHLAAGYDRIVVVAPSARGSKVVLSPARQGADLAAGGARVEVITPDAASRKAMGRNALDPAHRAAAARAGRDQGASCAEAVAAVWTG, via the coding sequence ATGACGCAGACAGAGAAGCGGACGGGGAAGCGGACGGCTCTCGTGCTGGGGTCCGGTGGGCTCGTCGGAGCCGGGTGGGAGGTCGGCGTGCTGCGGGGGCTCCTCGACGCCGGGATCGATCCGACCGGCGCCGATCTGATCGTCGGCAGCTCCGCGGGAGCGGTCGTCGGGGCGCAGCTCGCCTCCGGGCGGGGCGGGCTCGACGCGCTGTACGAGCAGCAGCTCGACGGGGAGGCCACCGAGCCCGCCGTGCGGCTCGGGATCCCGACGATCCTCCGGTACGCCGTCGCCGTCCTCCGGTCCCGTACCCCCGAGGAGTACGGGCGCAGGCTCGGCCGGATCGCCCTCGCCGCGACCACCGTCACCGAGGGCGAGCGCCGCGCGACCGTCGCCCGGCGCCTCGGCCGGGCCGGGGACTGGCCCGCGCGGCCGCTGCTCATCACCGCGGTCGACGCCGCCACCGGCGAACTCGTCGCGTACGGCGAGGACAGCGGGGTCCCGCTGACCGACGCCGTCACCGCGAGCTGCGCCATCCCCGGCGTGTGGCCCCCGGCGACCATCGACGGGCGCCGCTGGATCGACGGCGGCATCCACTCCACGGCCAACGCCCACCTCGCCGCGGGCTACGACCGGATCGTCGTCGTCGCGCCCAGCGCCCGGGGGAGCAAGGTCGTGCTCTCCCCCGCCCGGCAGGGGGCGGACCTCGCGGCGGGCGGGGCGCGGGTCGAGGTGATCACGCCGGATGCGGCGTCCCGCAAGGCGATGGGGCGCAACGCGCTGGACCCGGCGCACCGGGCGGCGGCGGCGCGTGCGGGGCGGGACCAGGGCGCCTCTTGCGCTGAGGCGGTCGCCGCCGTCTGGACGGGCTGA